One Serratia liquefaciens genomic window, GGGCAAAGTCACCGCCGGCCCCCAGCTTGGTTTTCATATCCTGATAGAACGACAGGTCGATATACACCGTTTTGTCACCCGGGCAATAGAACGGCCCCATCGCCGCCTGGCCGGTGCCGCAACTGGTACGGGTTACGCCGCGATACATCACCAGTTTGGGTGGCTGATAGGTTTTGCCCATGCGCTGGAAAACTTCTTTCCAGTTATCTTCGGTAGACGCCAGCACCACCGAGGTAAATTTAGCCAGTTCATCGTCTTTTGGACTGATGCTGGCGCTTTGTTGCTGAGTTTGCGGGCTCACGTCCCCGCCGTTCAACAGCGGCGAGAGATCGATGCCGTAATAGCCGGCCACCAACACCACCACCAGAATGGCGATACCGCCCTTGCCGCGAGGAACACGAAAACCGCCACCACCGCCACCCAGACCTGAAGACTGCCCGCGACGATCCTCAACATTGTCACTTTCCCGACGCCCTTGCCAACGCATAAATAAACTCCAGATTAGGTTTTTGTCATGTTACGTTGATCATTATAAGTGCTGAGCAGCGGAGGAAATGTAGAATTTTTCCGGAAATGCAGTCTGAGAGAAATATTGCAGGGGGATAACGGGGCCGAATGACCCCGTAGAGCGCGAAAACGCTTAGTCGAGCTTGACGCCAATACGACGAGCCACTTCTTCGTAAGCTTCGATCAGGCCACCCAGGCTCTGGCGGAAGCGGTCCTTGTCCATCTTGTCCAGGGTGTTTTTGTCCCACAGGCGGCTGCCGTCCGGCGAAAACTCATCGCCCAGCACCACTTCGCCGTTGAACAGGCCGAACTCCAGCTTGAAGT contains:
- a CDS encoding neutral zinc metallopeptidase, whose product is MRWQGRRESDNVEDRRGQSSGLGGGGGGFRVPRGKGGIAILVVVLVAGYYGIDLSPLLNGGDVSPQTQQQSASISPKDDELAKFTSVVLASTEDNWKEVFQRMGKTYQPPKLVMYRGVTRTSCGTGQAAMGPFYCPGDKTVYIDLSFYQDMKTKLGAGGDFAQAYVVAHEVGHHVQNLLGIEPKVRQMQQGASQAEVNRLSVKMELQADCFAGVWGKYAEKQQMLEEGDLQAALNAAQAIGDDRLQQQGQGRVVPDSFTHGTSQQRYTWFKQGFDSGDPNTCNTFASR